Sequence from the Plectropomus leopardus isolate mb unplaced genomic scaffold, YSFRI_Pleo_2.0 unplaced_scaffold29323, whole genome shotgun sequence genome:
TCCTCATTAGTCCTTGACTTCGCTTTTTTGGGGGtatttttaaggttattttcttgtacttgcaAAAATCAATTCCCTGCtcattttggggacatttcttcataagtttctcattgccaaTACTGAATGAAGGAATGaacatttatttcagaaaaacaaaataaacaaaaagatataTCAGTTCCAACAAATAGGCAGAATAAAGTGAAAAGCCTCCATAAATTCCATTTACAAGCACTGACATGCCTGAAAAGTGGAAAGAGTAGAAAGAAgtttacacatacagtatttaatCCTACCCCTTCTCCACAAATAACCCAATTGCTggggtttcaaggggttaatgtgCATTTAGATTTGTGTATGGATTAAAATTGAGATACACAGATCTGAACATGGAGTCAAAGCTTTCTCAAGAATTATTTCATCATTCACACAGCTGAAACTGAGAGCTGTACATGACCTGAGTGACAgctaaatattactttttaagcTTTCGGGAATTCAGTTATCTTTAGAACTTTTAGATTAAACAGAGGACTTTTGACAGGTACAGGGGCCTAAGATTATAGATCACAGTCAGCaaatacaacaacacacacataaattcagacctgcacactttttcatgacGGCCTTCAGAGGTCCAGCAGTGTAGAGCAGACCCACCAGGATACCTGCCAGGTGACCTATGAAAGAGGTCCTGAGGAAGCACACATTAACTCCTACTAATCAAACTCTCCCACCTAGTGGACAATTTAATTCACAGCATCTACATGCATTTACTAACAGGACAACTTTACTAACTGTCTAACTGAACCATGTCAAACTGTCAGTCACTGTCACTCCCAAAGATCAAATGTCTCTGAAAGAAAGGCCAACCTGTTTGCTCTGCACGTGGAGCTGTGTCAGATGCGAGCTTGAGGGgagttaaagaagtatttcacagctggaaagatgaccttttaataaaactaggatGTCTTTGCAGAacaaaggcaaaagaaaaaatttaaattggtgccacatgaccagaaaaaaacaaagacaaaggacACTTTAGGTCAAGCAgcagaaaaactacaactaccagagtGCAGTGCGCCACAACAGACTgataaatgctcctgctggtgggtgacgaaGTGCGAACTCGTTcgtgtgaaacaatggcggcTGGCTGGCAACAAACGATCTTGTATTCCAGTTAAATGGTgagctaaaaaatgtttgaggcgagaaatatgCATCTCAGCGACAAACTCTTACGTGGGATAtgtaggcactggttagatggagggaagtttaccacagctCATTTGCACATACTGCACACATTGTTCTGATGCAAAGCTGGTTTGAAATCGGTGAGGAAGATTTAACCGTCCCTCTTGGGATGTGTTGATTGTATGATGTGAGTCTGACTGGTAACTCACCCAGGTGATGTTATGTGGATGAGCACGAGCTCCACCCAGCTGACATAGCGATTAGACACAGGGACACCCATCACATAGGTCACACCTCCAGGGTGGTAATGGTTACTAAGCACCTTCAGAGCAAACAGGACACCTACAAACACAATCACATGAAGAAAActatgaattaattaattaatcgcAGCTATATTTTCTGCCATAAttgaagttttttaaaaagtcacatctTTCACAGCAGTTATACTGAACATTTCTGGCACTTTTACCCGAGAAGCCAACAGCACAGGCCATGCTGTAGGACTGGTCCTGTGTCAGCTCTGTTAGCACCGCCTCCAGCAGCAGGTAGACCAGCCCGGTGAGCAGAGAGAAGACCGACAGCAGGTAGAGGAACCAGGGTCCGCCCAGCCGTCGCTCTAGTTTGGTACCTTTCCAGAGGAAGGACACCATGTTGAAGTAGAGATGCCAATCATCTGCGTGGTGCAGCGGGGACAGCAGGAGGCGGCGCCAGTCTTTAAACCAGTATGCCTGCTGGACACTCACACAGGCCTAAGAATTGAATAAATATTAGTATttgtattagtattattaataatatcaattcaaataaaaaatattaaagatcaAATCAGTAGCAAGACTAAGACAAAACACActtgatgataaaataaaaacaggaaaatatgtaaaaatatgtgtataatgataaaagtaacagaaaacatgaaaatataatataatggtTGTCGGTCCCACAACTGCCTGTCAGATCACAATTAAGTGTCCCTAAAATGTATGGCTGTAATTATATTTAACCATAATTAGTGCTGTTTTAGTGCATTACCTGCATCAGTGGAGCTGCAGGGAACAGGTACAGGTACACGTTGAGTCCCAGGACAGCCAGTGTGACAGGAGGGATGTTGTCCAGACCCAGCTGAAACACCTGGGAGGCCAGCAGCATCAGGCCCAGGTGGGATCCCCTCTGTCTGTTCCGCATACTGGAAATAGCCTGTGAACAGACAACTGTCAGATTATTTTTCAATCATTTCTGCTTcaccagagaaagaaaagaagaagtgTAAACCAAAAAATGCAGCGTAACCTCAAATATGTAAAtggctttcttttttaaaatttgtcctgATTTGCATGCTGTgtattatactttatttaactctttaactctTGTGAAACtggtcttgatttcttttaaatacacagacagagagtgaaaaatgcaagaaattaaaaaaaggaaaaaaatcctgaa
This genomic interval carries:
- the LOC121938384 gene encoding rhomboid-related protein 4-like, whose translation is MRNRQRGSHLGLMLLASQVFQLGLDNIPPVTLAVLGLNVYLYLFPAAPLMQACVSVQQAYWFKDWRRLLLSPLHHADDWHLYFNMVSFLWKGTKLERRLGGPWFLYLLSVFSLLTGLVYLLLEAVLTELTQDQSYSMACAVGFSGVLFALKVLSNHYHPGGVTYVMGVPVSNRYVSWVELVLIHITSPGTSFIGHLAGILVGLLYTAGPLKAVMKKCAGLNLCVCCCIC